A window from Streptomyces sp. NBC_00299 encodes these proteins:
- a CDS encoding dihydrofolate reductase family protein, which yields MKVTVQEFLSLDGVSQGPGSPEEDPSDGFTQGGWFVPYADEEFERLVGTWLGEADGFLFGRRTYENFARDWPKMTDHPNAGPLNGLPKYVATHTLTRADWDPTTILSGDVHAQVAELKQRSGRELQIHGSARLAQSLLAAGLIDTLRLAIAPVVVGQGRRLFPAGGAPAGLRLVSQQTTAGGLSVHVFEAAGLPRYGTYGAAPQS from the coding sequence ATGAAGGTGACGGTGCAGGAGTTTCTGTCGCTGGACGGTGTCTCGCAGGGGCCCGGGTCCCCGGAGGAGGACCCCAGCGACGGGTTCACGCAGGGTGGCTGGTTCGTGCCGTACGCGGACGAGGAGTTCGAGCGGCTGGTCGGCACCTGGCTCGGGGAGGCGGACGGGTTCCTGTTCGGGCGGCGTACGTACGAGAACTTCGCCAGGGACTGGCCGAAGATGACCGACCACCCGAACGCCGGGCCGCTGAACGGCCTCCCGAAGTACGTGGCCACCCACACCCTGACCAGGGCCGACTGGGACCCCACCACGATCCTGTCCGGCGATGTGCACGCCCAGGTGGCCGAGTTGAAGCAGCGGTCGGGCAGGGAATTGCAGATCCACGGCAGCGCGCGCCTCGCGCAGTCCCTGCTGGCCGCCGGGCTGATCGACACGCTGCGGCTCGCGATCGCCCCGGTCGTGGTCGGGCAGGGCCGACGCCTGTTCCCGGCCGGCGGCGCCCCGGCGGGCCTACGGCTCGTCAGTCAGCAAACGACAGCCGGCGGACTCTCCGTGCACGTCTTCGAGGCGGCGGGACTTCCGCGGTACGGGACCTATGGGGCCGCGCCCCAGTCGTGA
- a CDS encoding FG-GAP repeat domain-containing protein — MRARRTGKCRAAGTGTIATLCALALPLTACGPTPHDDAEPARHTPVHIADAPARLPIPHGKGSKTPADFNGDGHRDLVLNDLVKAQAHADDAGIGIVYGGERGLTPGARQLLSPRRQAAPTKGQLPAAFDAEATCDLDGDGFTDLVVSTDPPYDGQGQPPVPLQILYGSPNGLTGKAVKLVIPARARAGKDWPDQPVCGDFDGDDAQDLVVHASGGQLSFLRGPFTRKGAPRAAGAPIEAPGNAPRGPAADVNDDGYDDLVVRTTEGAGTSSLVLGGPNGPTRTGAVLPSGIDVALGTFGKGKAALDAAIGTMDGTSVRYDLPAATARGTLATPGSVLDAADFDGDGLSELLSSGSELRILRGRTAGLTAAGMVTVKPPARGTTRVVTAADFDGDGRADLVVRTYVGETKDTVAVYPGVKKGLVAAEPSVRFSSSEFLAS, encoded by the coding sequence GTGCGCGCGCGAAGAACCGGCAAGTGCAGAGCGGCCGGGACCGGCACGATCGCCACCCTCTGCGCCCTCGCCCTCCCCCTCACCGCCTGCGGCCCCACCCCGCACGACGACGCCGAGCCGGCCCGCCACACCCCCGTCCACATAGCCGACGCCCCCGCCCGGCTGCCCATCCCGCACGGCAAGGGCAGCAAGACGCCCGCCGACTTCAACGGCGACGGCCACCGCGACCTGGTCCTCAACGACCTGGTCAAGGCGCAGGCCCACGCCGACGACGCGGGCATCGGCATCGTCTACGGCGGCGAGCGCGGACTGACGCCGGGCGCGCGGCAGTTGCTGAGCCCCCGGCGCCAGGCGGCCCCGACCAAGGGCCAGCTCCCGGCGGCTTTCGACGCGGAGGCGACCTGCGACCTGGACGGCGACGGCTTCACCGACCTGGTCGTCTCCACCGACCCGCCCTACGACGGCCAGGGGCAGCCCCCGGTGCCGTTGCAGATCCTCTACGGCTCCCCGAACGGCCTCACCGGCAAAGCGGTCAAGCTCGTGATCCCGGCCCGCGCCCGCGCCGGCAAGGACTGGCCCGACCAGCCCGTGTGCGGCGACTTCGACGGCGACGACGCGCAGGACCTCGTCGTCCACGCCTCGGGCGGCCAACTGAGCTTTCTGCGGGGCCCGTTCACCCGCAAGGGCGCCCCACGTGCGGCGGGCGCCCCCATCGAGGCCCCCGGCAACGCCCCCAGGGGCCCGGCGGCCGACGTGAACGACGACGGGTACGACGACCTGGTGGTCCGTACGACGGAGGGTGCGGGCACATCGTCCCTCGTCCTCGGCGGCCCGAACGGACCGACCCGCACCGGCGCCGTCCTCCCCTCGGGCATCGACGTGGCCCTCGGCACCTTCGGCAAGGGCAAGGCGGCCCTCGACGCGGCGATCGGCACGATGGACGGAACGTCCGTGCGCTACGACCTCCCGGCAGCCACCGCCCGCGGCACCCTCGCCACCCCCGGCTCGGTACTCGACGCCGCCGACTTCGACGGCGACGGGCTGAGCGAACTGCTGTCCAGCGGGAGCGAGTTGCGGATCCTCCGCGGCCGTACGGCAGGACTCACGGCGGCCGGCATGGTGACGGTGAAGCCGCCTGCCCGCGGCACCACGCGCGTCGTGACGGCCGCCGACTTCGACGGGGACGGGCGGGCGGACCTGGTGGTGCGGACGTATGTCGGCGAGACGAAGGACACGGTGGCGGTGTATCCGGGCGTGAAGAAGGGGCTGGTGGCGGCGGAGCCGTCGGTGCGGTTCTCCAGCTCGGAGTTCCTGGCGTCGTAG
- a CDS encoding GNAT family N-acetyltransferase, giving the protein MADWGLRPASAHDVEAVAELRAVVLRADLERLGRYDERRVRQRLRDGFDPAHTWVIETGEVFAGCVALRPAEDGQWPGRSQEQWLEHFYLAPHLQGRGIGSDVLRELMEPCDRDGVLVRLNVLQGSPARRLYERHGFTVETEDAVDMFMVREPTGAAGAGGRGSRSP; this is encoded by the coding sequence ATGGCGGACTGGGGGCTTCGGCCGGCATCAGCGCACGACGTCGAGGCGGTGGCCGAGTTGCGCGCCGTGGTGCTGCGGGCGGATCTGGAGCGGCTCGGACGCTACGACGAGCGCCGGGTGCGGCAGCGGCTGCGGGACGGATTCGACCCGGCGCACACCTGGGTGATCGAGACGGGTGAGGTTTTTGCCGGCTGCGTGGCGCTGCGACCGGCCGAGGACGGCCAATGGCCGGGGCGGTCGCAGGAGCAATGGCTGGAACACTTCTACCTGGCCCCGCATCTCCAGGGCCGGGGTATCGGTTCGGACGTGTTGCGCGAACTGATGGAGCCTTGTGACCGCGACGGTGTCCTCGTCCGGTTGAACGTACTGCAGGGCAGCCCGGCCCGACGGCTCTACGAGCGGCACGGGTTCACCGTCGAGACCGAGGATGCGGTGGACATGTTCATGGTGCGCGAGCCGACCGGAGCGGCCGGTGCGGGGGGCCGGGGGAGCCGGTCGCCGTAG
- a CDS encoding MFS transporter produces MWPLYAAGFTTAFGAHGIAASLGGHSDDAVTSLLVLGGLLALYDGAEVLLKPLFGTLADRVGARPVLLGGLIAFALASAAYVVAASPGWLWAARLGQGAAASAFSPSASALVARLNPAAKHGRAFGSYGFYKSIGYTLGPLLGGVLVWAGGLRLLFAVLAVLGVAVALWAAVAVPHVPPLPKQRQTVLDLGRRLADPAFLRPTTALAAATAALSVGVGFLPVSGAAAGLGTVATGAAVSVLAACAAVVQPKAGRALDEGRLTVRTGLTAGLTTTAAGLACAMLPGLAGILLAAALIGIGTGLITPLGFAALAASTPAERLGQTMGSAELGRELGDAGGPLLVAAVASLATLTHGYAALSLLLATGPALTLVLAIRRRATRSVVRESSGGG; encoded by the coding sequence ATGTGGCCCCTGTACGCCGCCGGCTTCACCACCGCCTTCGGTGCGCACGGCATCGCCGCCAGCCTCGGCGGTCACTCCGACGACGCGGTGACCTCTCTGCTCGTCCTGGGCGGCCTGCTCGCCCTGTACGACGGCGCCGAGGTGCTGCTCAAGCCGCTGTTCGGGACGCTCGCCGACCGAGTCGGAGCCCGCCCGGTGCTGCTCGGCGGCCTCATCGCGTTCGCGCTCGCCTCCGCCGCCTACGTCGTCGCCGCCAGCCCCGGCTGGCTGTGGGCCGCCCGTCTCGGTCAGGGTGCCGCGGCCTCCGCGTTCTCGCCGTCCGCCTCCGCGCTGGTCGCCCGGCTGAACCCGGCCGCCAAACACGGGCGGGCATTCGGCAGTTACGGCTTCTACAAGTCCATCGGCTACACCCTCGGCCCGCTCCTCGGCGGGGTACTGGTGTGGGCCGGCGGGCTGCGGCTGCTGTTCGCGGTGCTCGCGGTGCTCGGTGTGGCGGTCGCGCTCTGGGCCGCGGTAGCCGTGCCGCACGTACCGCCGTTGCCCAAGCAGCGACAGACCGTGCTGGACCTGGGCCGGCGCCTGGCCGACCCGGCCTTCCTGCGCCCGACGACCGCGCTGGCCGCCGCGACCGCCGCCCTCTCCGTGGGCGTCGGCTTCCTGCCGGTCTCCGGCGCCGCCGCCGGACTTGGCACGGTCGCGACCGGCGCGGCGGTCTCGGTGCTGGCGGCCTGCGCGGCCGTCGTACAGCCGAAGGCCGGGCGGGCCCTGGACGAGGGCCGGCTCACCGTCCGCACCGGCCTCACCGCCGGGCTGACGACCACTGCGGCGGGGCTGGCCTGCGCGATGCTGCCCGGCCTGGCCGGGATCCTCCTCGCCGCCGCCCTGATCGGCATCGGCACCGGCCTGATCACCCCGCTCGGCTTCGCCGCGCTGGCCGCGTCCACCCCTGCCGAACGGCTCGGCCAGACCATGGGCTCCGCCGAACTCGGCCGCGAACTCGGCGATGCGGGCGGCCCCCTCCTGGTCGCAGCCGTCGCCTCCCTGGCCACCCTCACCCACGGCTACGCCGCCCTGTCCCTCCTCCTGGCCACCGGCCCCGCCCTCACCCTCGTCCTCGCGATTCGGCGGCGGGCCACGCGCAGTGTCGTACGGGAGTCGTCCGGCGGGGGATGA
- a CDS encoding FG-GAP and VCBS repeat-containing protein, whose translation MHKHHLRLALATATAAAVTGGLLTLATATSATAADSAHVPAADFNGDGRGDVVASAHGSYVSGRAGAGQVVVLYGTATGVSSAKRTTISQNTAGSPGTAEAGDGFGAESAYADFNGDGYDDLAVSAPWEKVGTDTNGGGVAVLWGSASGLTGKGVTVTDPAPSSHDFWGKDLAAGDFDGDGKADLAVGNSSSTIHVFKGGFNATGTPGGRYTVKPPIHTGTNDFPYGPLSLTAGDVNGDKRTDLIVDGYETQTDYGWNQNYFVPGTASGLSVASAKVLKPGIITAIGDINGDGYGDIVSGAGWDSTTTDGTPVPDASNGGKVNITYGAASGPAGTSGITQNSGNVPGTSEKGDGFGWDLDLGDVNGDGYQDLVVASPNEDIAGVANTGQVTVLYGSASGIDTVSGVQGLAQSTAGVPGNDEKNDLFGADVKLDDVTGDGKADLVLGSYENEGNGGLTYLPSNGTKITTSGSRTVAPSSSGLSTTGTPQFGAVFAD comes from the coding sequence ATGCACAAGCACCACCTGAGACTCGCCCTCGCGACGGCCACCGCGGCCGCGGTGACGGGCGGTCTGCTCACGCTCGCGACGGCCACGTCGGCGACCGCTGCCGACTCCGCGCACGTACCGGCCGCCGACTTCAACGGTGACGGCCGGGGCGACGTCGTGGCCTCCGCGCACGGCTCCTACGTCAGTGGCCGTGCGGGCGCCGGACAGGTCGTCGTGCTCTACGGCACCGCCACCGGCGTGTCGTCCGCGAAGCGCACGACGATCAGCCAGAACACCGCCGGCTCCCCCGGCACCGCCGAGGCGGGCGACGGCTTCGGCGCCGAGTCCGCGTACGCCGACTTCAACGGCGACGGCTACGACGACCTCGCGGTCTCCGCCCCGTGGGAGAAGGTCGGCACCGACACCAACGGCGGCGGCGTCGCCGTCCTGTGGGGCTCCGCGAGCGGCCTCACCGGCAAGGGCGTCACCGTCACGGACCCGGCTCCCTCGTCGCACGACTTCTGGGGCAAGGACCTGGCCGCGGGCGACTTCGACGGCGACGGCAAGGCCGACCTGGCCGTCGGCAACTCGTCCAGCACGATCCACGTCTTCAAGGGCGGCTTCAACGCCACCGGCACCCCCGGCGGCCGCTACACCGTCAAGCCGCCCATCCACACCGGCACCAACGACTTCCCTTACGGCCCGCTCAGCCTCACCGCCGGCGACGTCAACGGCGACAAGCGCACCGACCTCATCGTCGACGGGTACGAGACCCAGACCGACTACGGCTGGAACCAGAACTACTTCGTGCCCGGCACCGCGAGCGGCCTGAGCGTCGCCTCCGCCAAGGTCCTCAAGCCCGGCATCATCACCGCCATCGGCGACATCAACGGCGACGGCTACGGCGACATCGTCAGCGGCGCCGGCTGGGACAGCACCACCACCGACGGCACCCCCGTCCCGGACGCCTCCAACGGCGGCAAGGTCAACATCACCTACGGCGCCGCCTCCGGGCCCGCCGGCACCTCCGGCATCACCCAGAACTCCGGCAACGTCCCCGGCACCTCGGAGAAGGGCGACGGCTTCGGCTGGGACCTGGACCTCGGTGACGTCAACGGCGACGGATACCAGGACCTGGTCGTCGCCTCCCCGAACGAGGACATCGCCGGCGTCGCCAACACCGGCCAGGTCACCGTCCTGTACGGCTCCGCGAGCGGCATCGACACCGTCTCCGGCGTCCAGGGCCTCGCCCAGAGCACCGCGGGCGTCCCCGGCAACGACGAGAAGAACGACCTGTTCGGCGCCGACGTCAAGCTCGACGACGTCACCGGCGACGGCAAGGCGGACCTCGTCCTCGGCTCGTACGAGAACGAGGGCAACGGAGGCCTGACCTACCTGCCCTCCAACGGCACGAAGATCACCACGTCCGGCTCGCGCACCGTCGCCCCGAGCAGCTCGGGCCTCTCGACGACCGGCACCCCGCAGTTCGGCGCGGTCTTCGCGGACTGA
- a CDS encoding Chromate resistance protein ChrB: MTDVTDATARWIVLVIKVPAEPSRHRVAVWRELRKIGALSLGQGVWGVPDVPVFGDGIARALGLTERAGGEAVSLAATGRGAQDAQRLRTMFTAARSADWAEFLADCGKFEQELAKEIRIAKFTLAELEEEEQSLERLRRWHRDLTARDVFGTPEAATAGERLKGCAAACEDYAERVFAALHQTPVSEEGTGT, encoded by the coding sequence GTGACCGATGTGACTGATGCCACCGCGCGCTGGATCGTCCTTGTCATCAAGGTTCCGGCCGAACCCTCCCGGCACCGGGTTGCCGTCTGGCGTGAGCTGCGGAAGATCGGTGCGCTCTCGCTCGGGCAGGGCGTGTGGGGCGTACCGGACGTGCCGGTGTTCGGCGACGGGATCGCCCGGGCGCTGGGGCTGACCGAACGGGCCGGGGGCGAGGCGGTGTCGTTGGCGGCGACCGGGCGTGGCGCGCAGGACGCGCAGCGGTTGAGGACGATGTTCACGGCCGCCCGGTCCGCCGACTGGGCCGAATTCCTCGCCGACTGCGGCAAGTTCGAGCAGGAGCTGGCCAAGGAGATCCGCATCGCCAAGTTCACCCTGGCCGAACTGGAGGAAGAGGAGCAGTCGTTGGAGCGGCTGCGCCGCTGGCACCGGGATCTGACGGCCCGGGACGTGTTCGGCACCCCCGAGGCCGCGACGGCCGGCGAGCGGCTCAAGGGCTGCGCTGCGGCCTGCGAGGACTACGCCGAACGCGTCTTCGCGGCTCTGCATCAGACTCCGGTGTCCGAGGAGGGGACGGGCACTTGA
- a CDS encoding MarR family winged helix-turn-helix transcriptional regulator, with protein MPADVPAVPAASRATDRPGDGSPFALGLLLRRAHWRAQTVMTEALRPLGIELRHFAVLIVLVDRGPTVQRDLAAATGTDKAGIMRVVDDLERKGLAVRKAVHGDRRVRAVEITPQGIELFDAAHVAAQPRAERLVGGLRPGEAEQLRDLLTRFAYPADGEA; from the coding sequence ATGCCCGCCGACGTTCCCGCTGTGCCCGCCGCCTCGCGTGCGACCGACCGCCCCGGTGACGGGTCGCCGTTCGCTCTCGGCCTTCTGCTGCGCCGGGCGCACTGGCGCGCGCAGACGGTGATGACGGAGGCGCTGCGGCCGCTCGGCATCGAGCTGCGGCATTTCGCCGTGCTCATCGTGCTGGTGGACCGCGGGCCCACGGTGCAGCGGGACCTGGCGGCGGCCACCGGGACGGACAAGGCCGGAATCATGCGGGTCGTGGACGACCTGGAGCGCAAGGGGCTGGCCGTGCGCAAGGCCGTTCACGGAGACCGGCGGGTGCGGGCGGTGGAGATCACGCCTCAGGGTATCGAGCTCTTCGACGCGGCCCACGTGGCGGCCCAGCCGCGGGCCGAGCGTCTGGTCGGCGGACTGCGGCCGGGCGAGGCCGAGCAGTTGAGGGATCTGCTGACCCGGTTCGCCTATCCGGCGGACGGCGAGGCCTGA
- a CDS encoding DUF2637 domain-containing protein, protein MRADYDAVDEQPLYTQQLDMQNLWHVPDATISSPGGWDLDEELAQMLNTTQGIDLSAAPVPAPAPTPPPANRDRPPPRPVHRKRPQPSNHILAGNPKIFTVGVLVTLITLCAVTMLTWSISYSYDQLRSIALLVVSPNLAHWWPLTVYGPWLLAGLSILRASVQRRTARRSWAVMLISSGTAVALCIGQSAHSLLAMVVVGIPPITALVCFRELVGQFSSRPGPRHAADAMNGPKQPKP, encoded by the coding sequence ATGAGGGCCGACTATGACGCGGTAGACGAACAGCCTCTTTACACTCAGCAGCTCGACATGCAGAACCTCTGGCATGTCCCCGATGCGACGATCTCGTCGCCGGGCGGCTGGGACCTGGACGAAGAGCTGGCCCAGATGCTGAACACCACGCAGGGCATCGATCTTTCCGCCGCTCCTGTTCCCGCTCCTGCTCCGACCCCGCCTCCGGCAAACCGTGACAGGCCCCCGCCCCGCCCGGTCCATCGAAAGCGGCCTCAGCCCAGCAATCACATCCTTGCCGGAAACCCAAAGATCTTCACCGTCGGGGTCCTGGTCACACTCATCACCCTGTGTGCGGTCACGATGCTCACCTGGTCCATTTCGTATTCGTACGATCAGCTGCGCTCCATCGCGCTCCTCGTGGTGTCGCCGAATCTGGCCCATTGGTGGCCGTTGACGGTCTACGGACCGTGGCTGCTGGCGGGTCTGTCCATCCTGCGGGCTTCCGTTCAGCGTCGGACGGCCCGGCGTTCCTGGGCCGTCATGCTGATCTCCTCGGGCACCGCGGTGGCGTTGTGCATCGGCCAGTCGGCGCATTCCCTGCTGGCGATGGTGGTCGTCGGAATTCCGCCGATCACCGCCCTGGTCTGCTTTCGCGAACTCGTCGGACAGTTCTCGTCACGGCCCGGCCCCCGGCATGCCGCCGACGCGATGAACGGACCCAAGCAGCCGAAGCCGTAG
- a CDS encoding FMN-dependent NADH-azoreductase, which produces MATLLHIDSSVLPGEASSSRSVAAAFRTAWEEQHPKGAVIYRDLAADPVPHITATAWSAGYAAPSERTTEQSAAFAERVKLIEELEAADAVLIGAPMHNFSIPSTLKAWLDNVLLLGRTAGENPSAQGTPVTVIASRGGSYAPGTPREGFEFVQNYLEVVLKRTLGLDLDFIVPELTMAPRNPAMSELVPLYEASRTRAFADAAAKAKELAERLAA; this is translated from the coding sequence ATGGCCACGCTGCTGCACATCGACTCGTCCGTGCTCCCGGGCGAGGCGTCCTCGTCCCGTTCGGTCGCGGCCGCCTTCCGCACCGCCTGGGAGGAGCAGCACCCAAAGGGCGCGGTGATCTACCGCGACCTCGCCGCCGATCCCGTCCCGCACATCACGGCCACCGCCTGGTCCGCCGGCTACGCCGCCCCGTCGGAGCGCACCACGGAGCAGTCCGCCGCGTTCGCCGAGCGGGTGAAGCTCATCGAGGAACTGGAGGCGGCGGACGCAGTCCTGATCGGCGCCCCGATGCACAACTTCTCGATCCCGTCGACCCTCAAGGCATGGCTGGACAACGTGCTCCTGCTCGGCCGCACCGCGGGCGAGAACCCCTCCGCCCAGGGCACCCCGGTCACCGTCATCGCCAGCCGCGGCGGCTCGTACGCACCGGGGACCCCGCGCGAGGGCTTCGAGTTCGTGCAGAACTACCTGGAAGTCGTCCTGAAGCGCACGCTCGGTCTGGACCTCGACTTCATCGTCCCGGAACTCACCATGGCCCCCCGCAACCCGGCCATGTCCGAACTGGTCCCCCTCTACGAGGCCTCCCGCACGCGTGCCTTCGCGGACGCGGCCGCCAAGGCCAAGGAACTCGCGGAGCGCCTCGCCGCGTAA
- a CDS encoding nitroreductase, giving the protein MDVYEAVTSRRAVRGFTDRQVPREVLARVLTAAAWTPSASNVQPWHAYVLTGAPLAELKKRAGERVVSGDPWDEPEYEQYPPDLKSPYRERRFAFGEQRYGGLGIPREDLEARQRAAAANWDCFGAPAALFCYLDRDMGPAQWSDVGMYLQTVMLLLRAEGLHSCAQMAWAKYRKTVAQVLAPPTELILFCGMSIGFEDVTVRDPRTGRAPLDETVTFVPGG; this is encoded by the coding sequence TTGGACGTCTACGAGGCGGTCACGAGCCGACGGGCCGTGCGCGGGTTCACCGATCGGCAGGTCCCGAGGGAGGTGCTGGCCCGCGTGCTGACCGCCGCGGCATGGACCCCGTCGGCGTCGAACGTCCAGCCGTGGCACGCCTATGTGCTGACCGGTGCACCGCTGGCCGAGCTCAAGAAGCGCGCCGGCGAACGCGTGGTTTCGGGCGACCCCTGGGACGAGCCGGAGTACGAGCAGTACCCGCCCGATCTGAAGTCCCCTTACCGCGAGCGCCGGTTCGCGTTCGGCGAGCAGCGCTACGGCGGACTCGGCATCCCACGCGAGGACTTGGAGGCTCGCCAGCGGGCCGCTGCCGCGAACTGGGACTGCTTCGGCGCGCCGGCCGCCCTGTTCTGCTACCTCGACCGTGACATGGGCCCGGCGCAGTGGTCCGACGTCGGCATGTATCTGCAGACCGTCATGCTGCTGCTGCGCGCCGAGGGGCTGCACAGCTGCGCGCAGATGGCGTGGGCGAAGTACCGCAAGACCGTCGCGCAGGTGCTGGCGCCGCCGACCGAGCTCATCCTCTTCTGCGGCATGTCGATCGGATTCGAGGACGTCACCGTGCGGGACCCCCGCACGGGCCGGGCTCCACTCGACGAGACGGTCACCTTCGTCCCCGGCGGCTGA
- a CDS encoding zinc-ribbon domain-containing protein, with the protein MIIFGTKGYLYQLAILTLVCGQCGNPSAHTLRKRVTKFTLFFVPLFPVSTKYATQCTFCGAEQKVTGEQAEQLQAQAAAGGQPGAHGGQQPYGQPQQPYQS; encoded by the coding sequence GTGATCATCTTCGGCACCAAGGGCTACCTCTACCAACTGGCGATACTGACGCTGGTGTGCGGCCAGTGCGGCAACCCCTCCGCGCACACGCTGCGCAAGCGCGTCACCAAGTTCACGCTGTTCTTCGTGCCGCTGTTCCCCGTCTCGACCAAGTACGCGACGCAGTGCACCTTCTGCGGCGCGGAACAGAAGGTGACCGGCGAGCAGGCGGAGCAGCTGCAGGCGCAGGCCGCCGCCGGCGGACAGCCCGGCGCCCACGGCGGTCAGCAGCCGTACGGGCAGCCGCAGCAGCCGTACCAGTCCTGA
- a CDS encoding DUF5701 family protein, producing the protein MPETSSDAILTSLPPLTAQAARLIELGVHELAGISADELCAFAESAESRASDESGGDVLLAVHPDRAPASALAPLLRRDGKPGFVVVDMPDVDDFVPDTVELPDAPLYVVTGLDRGDRMANWSPEEALPALTAEGRSPLLLHEGIHWVLQQPPILERNRCFMTIGSRLRKPNGTLDARTPAIWISNGTGRDGRERRNAPKVGWCWWGNRHTWLGFGSATGRGSGVQRQEP; encoded by the coding sequence GTGCCCGAAACCTCGTCCGACGCCATCCTGACCTCCCTCCCGCCGCTGACCGCCCAGGCGGCGCGCCTGATCGAGCTCGGGGTGCATGAGCTCGCGGGGATATCGGCCGACGAGCTGTGCGCCTTCGCGGAAAGCGCCGAGAGTCGTGCAAGCGATGAGAGCGGCGGCGATGTCCTACTCGCCGTCCACCCCGACCGAGCCCCCGCGTCCGCCCTCGCCCCGCTGCTCCGCCGTGACGGCAAGCCCGGCTTCGTCGTCGTCGACATGCCCGACGTCGATGACTTCGTCCCTGACACCGTCGAGCTGCCCGACGCGCCGCTCTACGTCGTCACCGGCCTCGACCGCGGCGACCGCATGGCCAACTGGAGTCCGGAGGAGGCGCTGCCGGCCCTGACCGCGGAGGGGCGCAGTCCGCTGCTGCTCCACGAGGGCATCCACTGGGTGCTCCAGCAGCCGCCGATCCTTGAGCGCAACCGCTGCTTCATGACCATCGGCTCCCGTCTGCGCAAGCCGAACGGCACCCTGGACGCCCGGACTCCGGCGATCTGGATCAGCAACGGCACGGGACGCGACGGCCGCGAGCGGCGCAATGCCCCGAAGGTCGGCTGGTGCTGGTGGGGCAACCGTCACACGTGGCTGGGGTTCGGATCGGCGACGGGCCGTGGCAGCGGGGTTCAGCGGCAGGAGCCGTAG